The proteins below come from a single Chrysoperla carnea chromosome 1, inChrCarn1.1, whole genome shotgun sequence genomic window:
- the LOC123292069 gene encoding neuroligin-4, X-linked-like — MRQFIWAACLRRTVVLFTTLMTILIPKYSEAGPRYSSRIVDTHGGDIRGIILELNSRHLEPVEVFRGIPYAAPPVNELRYRLPQPVVRWSGTKLADTFGPVCPQRYPDISNRTAALQFMPKGRYHYLKKLVPHLVNQSEDCLFLNLYIPGSDRVSMKYV, encoded by the exons ATGCGCCAATTTATATGGGCCGCTTGTTTACGTCGTACAGTGGTGTTATTTACTACACTCATGACAATATTAATTCCAAAATATAGTGAGGCGGGACCTCGATATAGTTCGCGAATTGTAGATACCCATGGTGGTGATATACGTggtattattttagaattaaattctCGGCATTTAGAACCAGTTGAAGTGTTTCGTGGAATACCATACGCAGCGCCACCAGTCAATGAGTTACGTTATCGTTTACCACAACCAGTTGTTCGATGGAGTGGTACAAAATTAGCGGATACATTCGGACCGGTATGTCCACAACGCTATCCTGATATTTCAAATCGTACTGCTGCATTGCAATTTATGCCGAAAGGACGCtatcattatttaaagaaattagtgCCACATTTAGTGAATCAAAGTGAAGATTGTTTgttcttaaatttatatattcctGGCAGTg ATCGAGTATCAATGAAATACGTTTAA